In one Lolium rigidum isolate FL_2022 chromosome 3, APGP_CSIRO_Lrig_0.1, whole genome shotgun sequence genomic region, the following are encoded:
- the LOC124697406 gene encoding BTB/POZ and MATH domain-containing protein 1-like: MTTSLPIAGEGLPSGSASSIVAGAVSGYHLLKIIGYSRTKDVPNGKWIDSCPFVAGGRTWHVRYYPNGGDSNSTNYISFYLKLDDAIAEAEAVKAQVKFSLLDQHGKPVPDYTKTTKITDFSLGNHSRGFTKFIKRKAMEKSEHLQDDSFTVKVDVTNMSNFHALETPSILVPPSDLHRHLGDLLSSKAGVDVEFRVSGETFSAHRTVLAARSPVFRAELFGPMKEGTTRAAIRIDDMEAEVFKAMLAFMYTDALPDMHQGDEYAMAQHLLVAADRYGLDRLKLICEDKLRSSIDTSSVATIFALADQYNCRVLKAACLEFLGSPANLDEAMESKGFELLAKICPPVLMDFLTYLVIPCLLGKWKSRA, translated from the coding sequence ATGACGACCTCCTTGCCTATCGCCGGCGAAGGCCTCCCCTCCGGATCCGCCTCCTCCATCGTCGCCGGCGCCGTGAGTGGCTACCACTTGCTCAAGATCATCGGCTACTCGCGCACCAAGGATGTCCCTAATGGCAAGTGGATCGACTCTTGCCCGTTCGTGGCCGGAGGCCGCACATGGCATGTTCGTTACTATCCCAACGGTGGCGACTCCAATAGCACTAATTACATATCCTTCTATCTCAAACTTGATGATGCCATTGCCGAAGCTGAGGCCGTGAAGGCACAAGTTAAATTCAGCTTACTCGACCAacatgggaagccggtgccggactATACCAAGACTACCAAGATCACAGACTTCTCGTTAGGTAACCATTCTCGTGGATTTACAAAGTTTATCAAGAGGAAGGCAATGGAGAaatcagagcatctccaggacGATTCCTTCACTGTCAAGGTCGATGTTACTAACATGAGCAACTTCCACGCGCTGGAGACACCATCCATTTTGGTGCCACCATCTGACTTGCACCGGCACCTTGGGGATCTCCTGTCGAGCAAAGCAGGCGTCGATGTTGAATTCCGAGTCAGCGGGGAGACATTCTCGGCGCACCGGACGGTGCTTGCGGCGCGGTCCCCAGTCTTCAGAGCAGAGCTCTTTGGGCCGATGAAGGAGGGGACCACGAGAGCGGCCATACGAATTGATGACATGGAGGCAGAAGTGTTCAAGGCTATGCTCGCTTTCATGTACACAGATGCACTGCCTGATATGCATCAAGGAGACGAATATGCCATGGCTCAGCATCTGCTCGTTGCAGCTGACAGGTACGGCTTGGACAGGCTGAAGCTGATTTGTGAAGATAAGTTGAGAAGTAGTATTGACACGAGTTCCGTGGCGACCATCTTTGCATTGGCGGATCAGTACAACTGTCGTGTTCTTAAGGCGGCATGCTTGGAGTTCCTCGGCTCGCCAGCCAATCTGGACGAGGCCATGGAATCTAAAGGTTTTGAGTTATTAGCCAAGATCTGCCCTCCTGTTCTAATGGATTTCCTCACGTACCTGGTTATTCCTTGTTTACTTGGGAAATGGAAATCAAGGGCATGA
- the LOC124697405 gene encoding BTB/POZ and MATH domain-containing protein 1-like, translated as MPTSSSVSASSIVAGTLCGYHTLKIVGYSHTKDVPNGKWIDSCPFRVGGRTWHVRYYPNGEDSKNIDCISFFLKLDGTLAEGETVKAGFKFSLLDQDGEPVPSYTTSAETRDFSVHPKTWGFNRFIRRVELEKSEYLKDDSFTVNVGVTIMSQCRALENTPIVVLPSDMHRDFGDLLSSKAIVDVEFLVGGETFSAHRSVLAARSPVFRAEFLSPMKESTATGPIRIDDMEAQVFKALLTFMYTDALPDMDQQEEYAMTQHLLVAADRYGLDRLKLICEDKLSSGIDTSSVAAILALADQHNCSELKEACLAFLREPTNLDEAIESQGFELLTKTSPGVIKELLKSQVIPSSLGKRKSRA; from the coding sequence ATGCCGACCTCCTCGAGCGTCTCCGCCTCGTCCATCGTCGCTGGCACCTTATGCGGCTACCACACGCTCAAGATCGTCGGCTACTCGCACACCAAGGATGTCCCTAATGGCAAGTGGATCGACTCTTGCCCGTTCCGGGTGGGAGGCCGCACATGGCATGTGCGCTACTATCCCAACGGAGAAGACTCCAAGAACATCGATTGCATATCCTTCTTTCTCAAACTTGATGGTACCCTTGCTGAAGGTGAGACCGTGAAGGCAGGATTTAAGTTCAGCCTACTCGACCAAGATGGGGAGCCAGTGCCGTCATATACAACCTCTGCCGAGACAAGAGACTTCTCCGTGCATCCTAAAACTTGGGGATTTAACAGGTTTATCAGAAGGGTTGAGTTGGAGAAATCAGAATATCTCAAAGACGATTCATTCACTGTCAATGTTGGTGTTACTATAATGAGCCAGTGCCGCGCGCTGGAGAATACACCCATCGTGGTGCTACCGTCTGACATGCATCGGGACTTCGGGGATCTCCTCTCGAGCAAGGCAATCGTCGACGTCGAATTCCTAGTCGGTGGGGAGACATTCTCAGCGCACCGGTCAGTGCTTGCTGCGCGGTCTCCGGTCTTCCGAGCTGAGTTCCTTAGCCCGATGAAGGAGAGCACAGCAACAGGTCCCATACGTATAGATGACATGGAGGCACAAGTCTTCAAAGCTCTTCTTACTTTCATGTACACGGATGCACTGCCTGATATGGACCAACAAGAAGAGTATGCCATGACTCAACATCTGCTTGTTGCGGCAGACAGATACGGCTTGGACAGGCTGAAGCTCATTTGTGAAGATAAGTTAAGCAGCGGTATCGACACGAGTTCCGTCGCGGCCATCTTGGCATTGGCGGATCAGCACAACTGTTCTGAGCTTAAGGAGGCATGCTTGGCGTTCCTTCGAGAACCGACCAATCTAGACGAGGCCATAGAGTCTCAAGGTTTCGAGTTATTAACCAAGACCTCCCCTGGTGTTATTAAGGAACTCCTCAAGTCCCAGGTTATTCCCAGTTCACTTGGGAAAAGGAAATCAAGGGCATGA